AATGTCATGTTTTCCCCATATACATGTTCTTTCGCTAACCAATTGTAAATCCCTGCCAAGGCACTAAGATAGCCGGTCTCAGTGGTGAAGAGATCTCCAGCTTTGACATCTGTTTTGGGGCTGACATCAAACCAGTTGTTACAGCTCAAAGAGCCAAGAGTTAACCCCACAAGTAAGGTTACTGATATTGTCTTTTGTATTATCTTATGTTTCATCTCAATCTTGACTTATTACTTAAACATTATAGACATAGAGAGTGTATATGACCTTGCGAAGGGGTACTCGAGCCCTCTCTCCATACGAATGGTTGATAACCTGAACAGTTCATTTGTTGTGAAGTTCAGGGTAAGTAACTCTACGTTTAATTTCCTTAGGAAGTCAAACTTCTCACTCCTCATACGATAGCCCACACTGAGAGTCGACAACTTCAATTCATTGTCGTTCATGATAAATCTTGTACTTGCAGGGGTTTGGTCTCCGGTAGCGACAAACTTTTTGAATCGTGTTACATCTCCTACCTTTGTCCATCTGTTTTCTATTGCTCTGCGGTCCAGATTTGTAGATAGATCTGCATTTTCTATCTTGTCGACAAGAGTATTATTATAAACCACACCCCCATACTTGTAGGTGAGACCAAGTCCGCAAGAGAAGTCTTTCCAATTGATGCTACTGCTTATTGTGCCACTTACCTTAGGGGATGAGTCTCCTACAGGTACTTTATCTACAGGATCCCACTCGAAAGTCTTGGAGCCATCTCTCTTCAAAAACACTTCTTTACCGGTTATTGGATCCACCCCAAGGGAGCGAACAGCATAGAGAGTCGTTGTAGAGTTCCCTACTTGAAAGACCGGCAGCGGAGCTTTGTCAGACTTGAGCTGCTCTTCGTTTACCTTTCTGAGATAGTCAGATATCTTTCTGATCTTATTTTGGTTATGGTTGGCATTGGCTGATATAGTCCAAAAGAACTCCTTTGCAATGTTTTGTGCCACAATTACATTGAGAGTTGCATCAAGCCCCTTGTTTTGTAGCTCACCAGCATTTATTGTCATGGATTCGAACCCCGTTGATGGTGCCAAATCATATTGTGTCAACAGGTTGTGAGTGATGTTGTTGTAATAGTTCAGAGATGCATTGACTCTGTTGTTCCAGAATCCAAAGTCTAACCCGAGGCTGAAGTTTCCGGTTTTAGCCCAGCCCAAATCAGGATTGTTTAGTTCAACCAACACAGCACCGAGGTTTGAGAATGACTTATATGGTACCATTGTGTTGGAGAATGTATAGAACTCTATTGCTTGGTAGGGATTGAAGTTTTGTTCGCCGGTAATTCCATAAGTTGCTCTTAAAACAAGGTTAGATACTCGTCCTTGAAGCCAACTTTCTTGATGAGCATTCCATCTTACACCTGTAGACCAAAATGGAGCCAATCTCTGCCCCGCCCCAAAGCGCGATGAGGCTTCGCTACTGAGGTTAAAGTCAAACGAGTATTTGTTGTCATAGCTGTATGAAAATTGGCTGATGAGCCCCATTGAACGAGACAGAGCTTCAGTACCTCTTGGATCAGAGTCCATCTTATATCCGAATATAAAGTCATCCATATGGACATCGGGGTATCCTGTGGCACTTAGGTTGACATAGTTACTACGATCCTCTGCCAATGTCCAGTTACCGAAGAGGCTAATCAAATGTTTGTCCAAAGGGATACTCCAGTTTATACCGAAGTTGCTTGACCATGACGACATTTCTCCGATACTTTTTTGGTAGCTTCCTTTTTTTGTAAGATCTGAGACCTCGACAAAGGATGTGTGATTTGCAGGCAAGAAGTTTTCCGCTCGTGCTATCCCTTTAGTATAAGAGAGTTGTTCGGATAGGCGAAGATTCTTCAGTAATCGGTATTCTATACTGAGGTTATTCGCAATGTTCATGTTGTTGGTGAAGTTTTTGATCCCCACAGTTGCGTTATACAGAGGATTGACAATAGTTCTTGCATTGCCTGTGCCTCTGTGAGTATCCAATGCTTGGAGATACTCGCCATTTTCTCCTCTTGGCTTGTAGTAAGGGTTTATTCTTGTGTAAGATGCAAAGTTGCCATAAGGAGAATTGTGTCCGTCACTCTCAGTTAGGTTGATGTCCGCCCCTACTGTGATTTTGTCTTTTCGATAGCTCATGTTAAAGTTGACACCCTTGACATTGTTGTCAGACTCTTTCATCACACCGGGGGCGATTCTTGCACTAAGGTTCAGACTGTATCTGAAGACTTCTGTCCCACCACTCGCACTGATAGAGTGTCGTTGTTGAAAGGATGTCTGAAGAGGCTGAGACAACCAGTAGGTGTTGACTCCGGCAAGGACATTTCTAAGATACCTATTGTACTCATTCATTGCTGACACGTTATTCTCCTGATATAGACCTGCAGTGACTTCAGCTTGAAGCTTCTCTTTTGCATTCATCATGTTATAGTCCGTGAGATCGGGCATTTCCATGGTGAAGTTCCCACTGTAAGAGACCGAGAGTGCACCATCACGTGCAACCTTTGTTTCGATGACAACCACACCATTCGAGGCTCTTGAACCATAGATTGCTGTCGCTGCAGCATCCTTTAGGATTGTGATGTTTGCAACACGTTCAGGGTCAAGATCCAATATACGTGAGATCGGTACGATAAACCCATCCAACACGAAGAGTGGAGTGTTCGGGCGAGCCGAAACATTGTCGAGCATAAGATCCATAGATCCCATCTTTTTGGCATCCCGAGAGAATGATTGCTCCCCACGCATGAGAAACTCCGGACGAGCATTGGGGTCGGAACCTCTATTTTGGTTTTCGATGATTTTGAAACTAGGATCAAAGAACTGTAGACCTTTCAGGAGATTGTTTGGGTTCATCTTCTTGAGTTCTTCACCCTTGACAGTGACGTAGTTCCCTGTAAAACTACTTTCACTACGTTTGCTGATCCCTGTGACTACGACTTCGCCGATGGTCATAGCATCGGGATTGAGGATGATAGTCATGTTTGTTTCAGGGCCTTTGATTGGGATGGTTACGGTTTCAAATCCCACGAAAGATACACGTATGGATGTTTTTTCCTTTGCAATGAGATTAAACTTACCGTCCATGTCGGTCTGCATCCCCTTATTGCCTCCTACTTGACTATTGTCCAGTATGACGACTGTAGCTCCTGCGAGAGGCTCTTTTGTATCACCGGCCATCACCTTACCTGATATCGGGAAGCGAGCTATCCCTCTTCCCTTTGAGGTCTCTGTACTCTTGGGATAGAATACGATCCTTCTATCTTCTTCGTATCTTACTTCGACTTGTTGGTTCTCAATTAGTTTACTGATGACACTATGTAGCGGCTCGTTATTTGCATTCAGAGTTACACGTTTATCTATACCGACAAGCCCCACATTATTGTATATGATTGTCGCATTTGCAATCTTGGCGACTTTTTCTAATACTGTACCCATTGTCTCGTTACTGATACGTAGCGTAATGGGATCATTTTTCCACTTGTCTGCTTTGTGGCCCTCTTGAGCTAAGATGGGGGATATTGTCCCAAAAGTTGTGAGGCACACCACAACCAATAAGTGTCGGAGATGTGATATTATTTGTCCTGTTTTCATAGACATACAGATATTACTTTAGGAT
This is a stretch of genomic DNA from Porphyromonas cangingivalis. It encodes these proteins:
- a CDS encoding SusC/RagA family TonB-linked outer membrane protein, giving the protein MGTVLEKVAKIANATIIYNNVGLVGIDKRVTLNANNEPLHSVISKLIENQQVEVRYEEDRRIVFYPKSTETSKGRGIARFPISGKVMAGDTKEPLAGATVVILDNSQVGGNKGMQTDMDGKFNLIAKEKTSIRVSFVGFETVTIPIKGPETNMTIILNPDAMTIGEVVVTGISKRSESSFTGNYVTVKGEELKKMNPNNLLKGLQFFDPSFKIIENQNRGSDPNARPEFLMRGEQSFSRDAKKMGSMDLMLDNVSARPNTPLFVLDGFIVPISRILDLDPERVANITILKDAAATAIYGSRASNGVVVIETKVARDGALSVSYSGNFTMEMPDLTDYNMMNAKEKLQAEVTAGLYQENNVSAMNEYNRYLRNVLAGVNTYWLSQPLQTSFQQRHSISASGGTEVFRYSLNLSARIAPGVMKESDNNVKGVNFNMSYRKDKITVGADINLTESDGHNSPYGNFASYTRINPYYKPRGENGEYLQALDTHRGTGNARTIVNPLYNATVGIKNFTNNMNIANNLSIEYRLLKNLRLSEQLSYTKGIARAENFLPANHTSFVEVSDLTKKGSYQKSIGEMSSWSSNFGINWSIPLDKHLISLFGNWTLAEDRSNYVNLSATGYPDVHMDDFIFGYKMDSDPRGTEALSRSMGLISQFSYSYDNKYSFDFNLSSEASSRFGAGQRLAPFWSTGVRWNAHQESWLQGRVSNLVLRATYGITGEQNFNPYQAIEFYTFSNTMVPYKSFSNLGAVLVELNNPDLGWAKTGNFSLGLDFGFWNNRVNASLNYYNNITHNLLTQYDLAPSTGFESMTINAGELQNKGLDATLNVIVAQNIAKEFFWTISANANHNQNKIRKISDYLRKVNEEQLKSDKAPLPVFQVGNSTTTLYAVRSLGVDPITGKEVFLKRDGSKTFEWDPVDKVPVGDSSPKVSGTISSSINWKDFSCGLGLTYKYGGVVYNNTLVDKIENADLSTNLDRRAIENRWTKVGDVTRFKKFVATGDQTPASTRFIMNDNELKLSTLSVGYRMRSEKFDFLRKLNVELLTLNFTTNELFRLSTIRMERGLEYPFARSYTLSMSIMFK